From the Microplitis mediator isolate UGA2020A chromosome 6, iyMicMedi2.1, whole genome shotgun sequence genome, one window contains:
- the LOC130670049 gene encoding uncharacterized protein LOC130670049 isoform X2: MGFKYLVLILLNVCVSLAKFPELSVDAEEIHLLENESLELICNGSNPKFIFPRNITMSEIPTSSVEIIEDRERGSVLLKRNKTVYGDTGWYGCVDSYDFPSNPSIENENITPDNFHKIDARWANISVKWTYVYVKSSEHVLVEPWNTIENIRINEGDDTVLSCRPTSSNYTVTLLLDGQKINLNSRVSFDPRRGISLRNVTRKDSGIIPQRPVLSGYSRERLIVDKELTINCSIIIPRDIAFTLKWKTPKSNQTNFGRSIMEVIGDGLIRHTNKLTIQNFTHDEEGIYECIHKTLSGYNSTSINITLADAKLRLKIQRLTRLERNRKNYNNSYPVPVFVRSNCSNQAELSPAAVESLKDSIINEIKRNLTDIISNAVKESFNKYLTSARKNENSKN, encoded by the exons atgggttttaaatatttagtactAATACTTCTTAATGTTTGCG taTCCCTAGCAAAGTTTCCCGAATTATCAGTAGATGCTgaagaaattcatttattggAAAATGAGTCACTGGAATTAATTTGTAATGGTTCTAATCCCAAATTCATTTTTCCCAGGAATATAACAATGAGCGAa atTCCTACATCATCAGTAGAGATAATAGAAGACCGCGAACGAGGGTCTGTATTACTTAAACGAAATAAAACAGTTTATGGTGACACGGGATGGTACGGATGCGTCGATTCTTACGATTTTCCTAGTAATCCATCGATAGAAAATGAGAATATTACACCagataattttcataagattGACGCAAGATGGGCTAATATTTCCGTAAAATGGACTTATGTTTACGTCAAAt caaGTGAACATGTGCTCGTTGAACCTTGGAATACAATAGAAAACATACGTATTAATGAGGGTGATGACACAGTACTCTCATGTCGTCCAACTTCATCAAATTATACTGTCACATTACTTCTAGACGGACAA aaaattaatttgaattctcGAGTATCGTTCGATCCCAGAAGAGGCATTTCACTGAGAAACGTTACGCGTAAAGACTCAG GCATAATTCCCCAAAGACCGGTACTAAGCGGATACTCAAGGGAGCGTTTGATTGTTGATAAAGAACTTACGATAAATTGTTCTATTATTATACCTAGAGATATTGCATTTACATTGAAATGGAAGACACCAAAATCg AATCAGACGAATTTCGGACGTTCAATTATGGAAGTAATTGGTGACGGTTTAATTCGTCACACTAATAAATTaacgattcaaaattttacccaTGACGAGGAGGGGATATACGAATGTATTCATAAAACTCTTTCCGGATATAACTCAAcgtcaataaatataacactAGCTG atgCTAAGCTTCGTCTTAAAATTCAAAGATTAACTAGACTTGAAAGgaacagaaaaaattataataacagtTATCCCGTTCCTGTTTTTGTGAGATCAAATTGCAGCAATCAGGCAGAATTGTCCCCTGCTGCGGTCGAGAGTTTGAAggattcaataattaatgagaTTAAACGTAATCTTACCGATATTATTTCTAATGCTGTCAAGGAatctttcaataaatatttaacgagTGCacggaaaaatgaaaatagtaaaaattga
- the LOC130670049 gene encoding macrophage colony-stimulating factor 1 receptor 2-like isoform X1, with amino-acid sequence MGFKYLVLILLNVCVSLAKFPELSVDAEEIHLLENESLELICNGSNPKFIFPRNITMSEIPTSSVEIIEDRERGSVLLKRNKTVYGDTGWYGCVDSYDFPSNPSIENENITPDNFHKIDARWANISVKWTYVYVKSSEHVLVEPWNTIENIRINEGDDTVLSCRPTSSNYTVTLLLDGQKINLNSRVSFDPRRGISLRNVTRKDSGYYQCGIDKSSEDVIYFLHVVRSIIPQRPVLSGYSRERLIVDKELTINCSIIIPRDIAFTLKWKTPKSNQTNFGRSIMEVIGDGLIRHTNKLTIQNFTHDEEGIYECIHKTLSGYNSTSINITLADAKLRLKIQRLTRLERNRKNYNNSYPVPVFVRSNCSNQAELSPAAVESLKDSIINEIKRNLTDIISNAVKESFNKYLTSARKNENSKN; translated from the exons atgggttttaaatatttagtactAATACTTCTTAATGTTTGCG taTCCCTAGCAAAGTTTCCCGAATTATCAGTAGATGCTgaagaaattcatttattggAAAATGAGTCACTGGAATTAATTTGTAATGGTTCTAATCCCAAATTCATTTTTCCCAGGAATATAACAATGAGCGAa atTCCTACATCATCAGTAGAGATAATAGAAGACCGCGAACGAGGGTCTGTATTACTTAAACGAAATAAAACAGTTTATGGTGACACGGGATGGTACGGATGCGTCGATTCTTACGATTTTCCTAGTAATCCATCGATAGAAAATGAGAATATTACACCagataattttcataagattGACGCAAGATGGGCTAATATTTCCGTAAAATGGACTTATGTTTACGTCAAAt caaGTGAACATGTGCTCGTTGAACCTTGGAATACAATAGAAAACATACGTATTAATGAGGGTGATGACACAGTACTCTCATGTCGTCCAACTTCATCAAATTATACTGTCACATTACTTCTAGACGGACAA aaaattaatttgaattctcGAGTATCGTTCGATCCCAGAAGAGGCATTTCACTGAGAAACGTTACGCGTAAAGACTCAGGTTACTATCAATGTGGAATCGATAAATCATCTGAGGACgtgatttattttcttcacgtTGTTCGAa GCATAATTCCCCAAAGACCGGTACTAAGCGGATACTCAAGGGAGCGTTTGATTGTTGATAAAGAACTTACGATAAATTGTTCTATTATTATACCTAGAGATATTGCATTTACATTGAAATGGAAGACACCAAAATCg AATCAGACGAATTTCGGACGTTCAATTATGGAAGTAATTGGTGACGGTTTAATTCGTCACACTAATAAATTaacgattcaaaattttacccaTGACGAGGAGGGGATATACGAATGTATTCATAAAACTCTTTCCGGATATAACTCAAcgtcaataaatataacactAGCTG atgCTAAGCTTCGTCTTAAAATTCAAAGATTAACTAGACTTGAAAGgaacagaaaaaattataataacagtTATCCCGTTCCTGTTTTTGTGAGATCAAATTGCAGCAATCAGGCAGAATTGTCCCCTGCTGCGGTCGAGAGTTTGAAggattcaataattaatgagaTTAAACGTAATCTTACCGATATTATTTCTAATGCTGTCAAGGAatctttcaataaatatttaacgagTGCacggaaaaatgaaaatagtaaaaattga